Within the Dunckerocampus dactyliophorus isolate RoL2022-P2 chromosome 10, RoL_Ddac_1.1, whole genome shotgun sequence genome, the region AAGCAGCGATGCCATCATGCTAGCTGTAGAAGTCCAGAATAACTAGCTCTGCTCATTTACAGATAAATTGGGAGTGTTCTTGAGTTATATAGTTGTACTTGAAATTGGAATATAGAATGACAATAACAATTTGAGTGcgaggtttgtttttttgtggcaaGTGCCACCCAAAATAGACGAGCAGCGTAAGTAAGCTAGCTAGATTCCGTAAACTAGCACGGCTATTGGTAACATACTCGTAAACATATCGACTGCGTTTACAGCGCGTCCTGCAACAAGCTCATCGACCGGCGTATCCACGTTGGCCTTTTCTACCACTGTCATGGAGAAGGTATCTATCTTACATACCCATGTAGTGCTGCCGCCTTAGTTTACCTTGGAGAAGCACATCGCCTTAGCTAACCGGTAGCCGCTTGTCGGCCAGTTGCTGCACCACTGTTTTCACGTCATTTGCCTCATCACTGATGTCAATCCGGCATCATTCTGCACTTAGCTCCTTGGTGTAATTTGAAATTAGTTGttgatattcatattttattgtgCAAGGAAGGTAGGAGAGTGGTCTGTGTGTCGGCGTTGTAGGGGGGAACGCCCAGCTCTTACTTTCGCTACTACACAAAGCATACTCAGCAAAATTGTCTTAACCGTCACAGTAAAACGGCATCACGGTATTTTATCTATAAGCAGTTGTAACATGTTTGAAAAGACTATCCTCACACTTCTCTCTTGTCACAGGCAGACTTTTTGAAAGGGCTTCCTGTGTACAATAAAAGCAACTTCAGCAGGTTTCATGCAGACTCCGTTTGTAAAGCATCTGTAAGTACATTTCGTTTAGTGCTTTTTATTTCTCCAATGCAAGCCACTCTTGAGTGAGCATTTTGCCACTTCTTCGCTCAAAATGTTATGTTGTATTGACTTTTACTGTCCCTTGCAGAATCGGAGGCCCTCTGTCTATCTTCCAACACGGGAATACCCTTCTGAACAGAGTGAGTACAAAGTTGCACTTATTAAACAGGCCTTTGTGTTAATAGGTATTATTTCCTGCGGGTGTAAAATGGTATGCCGAAATAACGGCTCCAAACGTAGCTTGTTTGTAAGATCGCGGTTCGGTTCAATTTTGGTacaatgagggggaaaaaatgcaaaatagtaaactgcttagcttttgtgtaaacagattttttaaatttaaataggTAAGTGCAAACGGCTGGCAGGTAAttttcactttggacacctccggCCTACAGCGTTTCTTTTCAACAGtaagcattaatagttccagcatGTAGCCACGTTCCTGATCTCTCCTGAACAACGTCAGCGCACTGCTTtcgtcttatccacttgtctttatccgtttacgtatttcaccgtCAAGTGTTCAAAAAACAGGAGACGTACGAGGGTCTCCGGAGTCTGGATTCTCCTTGGCATTATCGCTAGCCATCACTCCCATTAGTCAAAGGCTGGGCCGGACTGTTTTCGTCTGCTGAATGCCTCGCCTTATCGTCCGCTGGTAGGCACACTTCCCTGGCTTGTGGAGGTGCATTGCAACATCAAATCTCTCAACAGCAACATTTAAATCCCATTGTACTTGTGTATAGTTACAATAAAAGGCATCATATTCTATTCTAAATGTACATTTCCTGTCCTTCACTTTTATTGTGCACCATTAGCGAAATCGGTATGCCGCTGTACCGTACTAGTGGTTCTGTAGCAAAAACATACGAATGCATGCTCAGTTTTTatccattttgtctttttttgttgttgtttgggtTATTGTTAATACCCGAAAAGGACTGTTTGTTTTCAGACTGTCTCAAGTTGACTGATTTGAATGAGTTATCTGACTCAGGATGCCTTGAGTAGTTGTATTCAAAGGCATGTAGTGGGGAATATGCAAAAGACGTACATTGTTAgttttgtcaaataaaaaagCACCCAGGccttttttgtatgtttatatAAATTCGATATGTATCCAATTCTACTGCAGTTTGAATGTTTTGGTCGTGTATGGCCGACGCAcacgtcatcgaaaggcgtgttttgccACAAGAGAGTTGGGGAAAGGTACTCTGAGGTGTCGGCGACAATTCTTGTAATccgaaaatgattttaaaaatctgtCCATCGCTGccccaccactcctggctcctcggaacagacgttgCACAAATTGCGGTAGGCAAAGATCTCACCTTCTGGTGCCGTTGTTTAGTTCTGTAAACACACTGAGCCGCGACGTGTACTTATGTGTCATGTTAACACACAAAACGTGACgtcgcatgtttttttttttggtaatgtgagaGACTACATAAAAAGATGGGATTATAACAAACAAATCTGAATTGgacatcataccctgcagtgtgaacgtcgTGTTATTGAGCTGGTGAAAAATAGAGGGCTGTTGGGGTGATGGGGAAATGAACTGTGATGGTCCTGAATGTATTTATAAACAAGATCATTTGGCCAGCGTCCATTCACTTGGCAGCCTTTTCTGCACTCGTGCATATTTCAAGTGCTCTTCCGATGTTTTAAGGTATCTCTCTCAGGTGCTGGCTTTTACCAGTGCATGTTATCCGTTGTCAATTTTCTACTTGTGTCAACTTTGAACCAATTTGTCCTCATTGGAAGTTTGCGACCGCTCCGTGGGAACTCCGCAGTGTCTTATCGCCTAtaaagcttgttgtgtttgtgccAGTCATTGTCACAGAGAAAACCAACATCCTTCTGCGCTACCTCCATCACCAGTGGGACAAAGAGGTGAGCGTGTTTACTTGGGTGCCATGGATTTCCTGGAGTGGATGCTGAGCTTCATGGCACCATTGATGATTTATCTTTTATCCTGTACAGAATGCAGCAAAGAAAAGGGAACAGGAACAAGGGGAAGGTGACAGTCCCGCACCCCCAAGAAAGATTGCCAGGACAGACAGCCAAGAAATGAATGAAGACTCataagtgtgtgtatgtatgtatgtatgtatgtatgtatgcctgTGTATATAGAGGGCGTAGCCGATCTTAACAAGTAAAAACAGAAAGGGTATTCGCTCCTCACTAAAGACTTGTGGCCAATCTGTGGCTTGAGGCGGTTTGGTAAACAATGGAGCCATTCTTCAACACAATTCGGAGCCTATGACGAATTAAAGGAGGGTTTTACTGTGAAGAATTTGTTGAAAATCCACACTTTTAGACAGATTTTTCAACCACTGTTTGAGGACTGAAACGAGCCCCTATCGGGCGGTGGGCGTGTTTCTGCCATTTGTTGTTGAAACATGTgtatagtgtgtgtgcgtgtgtgcatgctgaGCTGTGTGTGTATTGTACCGTATATGCCCAGTTCAATGCTTTGTTAAAAAGTCGGATTTCAAGTTGGCGTGTGACTTGACAAATCAAGTCTTCAAAGTTTGACTTCTGGCGTTTTATTGTGTTACTGCGTTTTATTGTAAGGCAACGCGCTTCCTGGCTGCCAAAGTGCCCACCCTCTCAGTTTCACTGCCCACTCTGTAACAACGGCGACGTTTCCCTCTACTGTTTGGATCCACAGAACCAAGAATGCACTGTGAGAAACGGCACAAAGTAGAAGCACCACTCTAATGTGTATGTTAGCAGTGCATAGCTCCAGAATCCACACACAGTCCATCTTGCACCTTTGGTCTAAGCTGAAGGTTTGCATTGAGCTTTAGCCGCTCTTTAAAGTATGCATTCATACATCCTAATGGTGGATTTTGGAGATACAGCATTATGAAATTGGGAACTGAAGGAAAAATGTCTTATGACGTATTGAAAGATTGccagctgtgtttgtgtgcaatgTAAGAAAGACCCTATAGAAGTAAAGACATCGGCCTCGGTGCAGAGTAAATGTGATTTCGGCCTTGCATGTTATTTTCAGTCCTGGCCCATCCTTGATAGCATAGGCGCTTTAGGATTGTGGCTTGATTGTCTTTGACTGTGGAAGGTATTGTTAGAGGCCTTACGACTGGTCGTCACGGTTTGGATCCTGTTGCTTTCTCCCGTTGTCATTTTGAGTAGTTCAGTGCGGGGTTAAAAGGGGTGTTATGTGTTTAGCATGCAGTCAAGTGCTGCTCTTAGCCCACTGTCTTCTTTTTGTCATCcagatttttctttaaaaatatacagtatgtgaaaaaTTCAATCTGTGGTCCGCCTGTGTACATAATCCTGTATTTTTCAGTCATAAGATCATGTTGTGTCTGTGCTAAGACTGTTCTACCACGCCTGGAACCTTCCCATCCCCCCCCATCTCGTGTGTGTTAGATCAGTTGGTTTTTTTCTAGCTTTGCTGAAATAAAACTGGACTGACACTTTCTGTCCTGTGGTGCTTTTTGaaagtgtttttgttgtattgACACACCGATGCGTTGTTGGTGACATTCTGTAGCAACAATAAGACATGAAATGCATTTGAAATAgttttattaacttttttttccccagatcttacaaaaatatgacaaaataaattaaaacaaataaatacccaGTTATTCTCTTTAAAAGATTATTTCTACAGTGGTATGTTGGAAGAGCTTCATGATGTTCAGTAAGTGAGGCTTCAATGACTGACGGTGATGATGGGGTCAGCGGTGACGGTCACAGATCCTACCAATCAGTCAACTCCCACAAAGGTGTGTTCTGCCGATTTCAAAGCCCCGAAATATGAAATAGAACTTCCGTTTGAGTTTCTGTCCTGAAATCCTCCAATATTTGACTAAGCAGTGTCAGTACAAAGACCCTCGCTTCtaatcatgtactgtataatgctGAGACGCTGCCTCAGCAAATGACTTGAAGAAATCAGACGATGGATGCCAGCAATAACTACGAACTTGTGGGTTCCCTGAAAGAAAGCATAACTCTAAAACTCGTTGTCATTAACTGTACATGTCCACCACTTCACTATTAGCCCTGCTTACTCCTTTCAAACATTGAAATAGACGATTAGGTGATGGTCCATTGATGGAAGAATGAAAGTTGTCATGAGCCAAAGCTCGGCTACACGTCACTGTCctgctttatttttaattaccCCCCAATGAAGAAACTATGCAAACATACCGACCCTTGACGTATGTGATGTATTGATGATGTAATTCCCTTATTGCATGTAATGTGTGTGATGCAGGTTTTTACTCTTACAACTGCAGCAATGCAGTATGCTTTTATGCATGAGCTTTTAAACACAAAGTTCCATGTCAACACAACATAGAGCAGACTAGGGTTACAAATGAAGCAGGTTATCTATCGGTTGGATTGCTGAGCGCAGCACCCCCATCCTCACTGACGCAGAATACGAAGTGGACAAAGAATATGGCCATAGACGAGTGACATAGGTGGATTTACTAATCCTTACACTTCAGTGTCAGCTGTTATTGCCTTGCTATTGATAGtgatgtgggaatgcatagGTCATGATTCATCTCTTAACCTACATCGTGTTGGACCCTCTATATCAATGTCAAACGTCAGTATTGACCGCTGGCGGTGTCACCTACTGATAGACAGTGTCGGCAACGATACTCACAGaaagttagggatattcagCTTTCGAGTGAAGTTTCAGGATGAACCTGAAATGCACTATAACCTTTAAAGGTGAACTTAGAGGGatcattgggatttttttgacatgcagTTGTACTGTATGGcatccccgtcagcagtgtagcgcatcaacagtcagtatgtttacatgcactaacaaaaaaaattgcatggatttgtagccatcacactgcagcGACCTGTATTGTTTCTGTGCAAATTGCTAGCCATCCAGGTCAAGATGATCGCCATAAATTGAATAGAGGGCAACAGTTGTGTCTGGCAGGTTATGGTTTTGCGTCGTCGATAGCGCATGTTGTTCGCACAGTTCCACTCATGCACCTTTGCAGCGGAGACACGGGGGTTGCCAGGTCTCGCAAGAGAAGCTGGCTCTCTGaaaacaacagggaacttgggaatttgcaagcgACTTTACAAAATATAGGAACCCTGTGGAGTTCCGAACATCTTTACACTAAAACAAGTCCAAAGACACTAATAAGCGAATCTGGCAACGCTAGCCGAGATGCTTTGTTTATATGTTTGTAACAGGTCAACCAGAAAAGCCAAACATTTACGTGGGCTGGGAGGTTCCcagcagtgttccctcactgatcgcgggggataggtacccaaaatagcccgcaataagtgaaatccacaaagtagccaacttcattttaaaccattattatatatgttttaaggctggaaAACCCCTcagcatacactttatacactttcctCAGATGGGCAATAACACTTTCTCAcatttgtttaaacactcaaagttcaaacctttgtttgaattttaacgatCCACCCCACAGGTCAGACACAAGTAACGCgtgtttcactcctgtgaccgtgccttttccgctgtactgtagcatttttgtatcctcgtTTAGACATATTGgggatggggatgtcatacaacttcatgtcaaaaaatctgacctaTCCCTTTTGACCTCTTTCACTTTTTGTTGTTCTCTAACAAGGagtgaaacagcaaaaatggtcaaaatgcaacaaaaaaaagctgaacttttttctttgcattttcatttcatcacaacacaatactgAGAGTTCAGAAATCAATATTTGGTGGAATAACACTGGCATGCCCtccaccagtcaaaagtttgaggTGGTCACATATTTTTCCAGAGCTATATATTTGAAGACAAAACTTTCtgtaattattattagtgttgCTGATATCAACATGTCGGCTTTTTCTTGTTGCATTATGCTATATTTTTacatctttgctgttttttgtttaattaaattTCTATTTCTATGTGCCGCGGGTCATAACTGAcctctgggctgcactttgtacAGCCCTGCTCTAAAACCAGAACTCTCTGTCGCCCTCTTTTGGCAGATGTGCAGAACGCTCATGTTGATTACCAACCATATTGTTAACAGTATCATGGAAAAATACcactttggtttaaaaaaacaaaaataggacTAAGAAAGCAATCCCGTTatggagctaaaaaaaaaaagagcaacttgtaaaaataaatgaatatattgacggtatttctgcatgtgaaaagaTGTAGTGTACCGTGAGAAAGGAGGAACTCAATACAGTCCTGTGTTTGCATAATGATATGAGGCAGGCTGTTGGCTCCTGCAGAGATGCGGCACATGAGCGTTTAGTGCAAAAGTAACTTGAATTCAACGCTCACTTGCCAAGGGTGGTTAGAGCTTGTGAAATGGAGAACCATCTGTTGGCGAGAGGAGCTCCATGGGCTCGGACCACAGCCAATACAGTAACAGGACTGCGTGTACCATGCAGTTGTTTTAACTCTGCCGTGTGACAGCAGGTCTCATTAATCTGCCTTTTCCAATCCAGCTCACATTGCCAGAGACGGGAAGATGTGCACAAAGCTTTGACATCACCTTTGCTTTGAAAATAAAGCTGGCGAAGTTGTCAActaagggggggggggttgtcacCATTACTCAATTATTCATATTGCTTTTCATCATTTTCCCCACTGCAAGATAAAAAGAAGGGCCCTCTAGTTCACAGTTAAAAATATTGTACTAATATTGGTTTGTGATGACTGAAACATTCTTAAAGTACAATTACAGATCCTTTACGTCTTTCTCCTCTACCAGAGTCGTTTGGCAGCCCGTTCCAATGCTCACCATTACCCatagaagaaataaaaaaatcacagcttttTGCTTTGAAGGcttaaaaatattagaaacgcaGCTCATGCATTTCTTTATGTATTGCAgacatgattgtgtgtgtgtgacatgataGGAGGGTCAAtgtcattgttttgttgttgaacaGAACCAAAACAATGTGCATTCATTTCCACTTCTAGTACTATCACGGGGGTGGGGGCTGGTGTCGCCACATGTCTTCTCACGTTAGTCCTTCACTTGAGATGGCACCAAAGAAGCTACTAGACTTTTGGGCCAGGAGGGTCCATTTCATTTGGATGTCCACTCTCGGATCCCTCCCCTCCCGGTGAGGGGATCTCGTCCGGAATGCTGTTTAAGTCGGACCTGGAAGCCGGCCTCTCGGACGTCTGTGAAGATGATCCCTCCCCGGATCTGGGCGGTGGTGCCCCATTCAAGCACGTCCCCGCTTCAGATTTTCCGAAATTAAACAATTTGCCAGGGTTGAAGGCCTTATTGGGTGACTGAGAACGCTCCTGGGAGCTGCTAcctgatgatgaagatgacgtCGTTGCAGCGTTAGTGGTGGTGGTCGCCGCAGCGGAAGCCGCCGCACACTCCTTCTTATTGTCAGGTGATTTGAGGAATTTGAAGCTGAGGAAGCCGGGCAGCTTTGCTTCGCTACCAGTGGGCGACTGAGGGGAGCGGGCGCCGCCCGATGAGAACTTGCTCTGCAGCGGTATGATCTGTTTCAGCTTCATCACGTTGTTGTTGGCCAACAGAGAGCTGGGCCTCTTGGGCTTGTCCGACCCGCCGCCTCCACCACCCGCACTGCCACCGCCAGGACGCAACTTGCTGCTGTGGCTTTTGTCGTGGTGGTGATCCCCGGCGGAGTCTCCCTTACCATCATCCCTGTCCCTTTCCCTGCGGGCCATATGCTCCGCTTGCCTctgcctctcctcctcctccctcttcttcctctgcAGCTGCTGGTAGTGCTGCTGAGCCTGCCGCTCGTGCTTCTGCAGAGGCAGGGAAACAAATTTCTCAATTACTACAGCAGAACCCGCTTATGTCGATGCCTTTTGGACTGGCTGGCTGATGTCAACATGACCAAAGAAActaaccattgcttgcacatgtACATGAGAATGGGTCAtggataataaaggatttttgaacctATGGCATTCTTTTCCTCCATGTGTgcatattatttacatttttctgttttcataatattttaaactcattttaTACAATTTTACCCTGCTGCGGTAATTTCATTGATGACAACGAAgagaaaaattgcattttattcgtCGCTGTGGTAGAATGCAGGTTAATACTGCCGTTCTTTTATTGTGAAGCTCACCGTTTGCGTGTTTTGATGCTGTGTTATTGTTGCCGTTCTGGCAGCctaaaatgcagatttttcaaCAGCTTTTTCTAAAAGTTGCTGTGTTTTGAGGCCCATTGCATCAGATTGTGATTTTCAGAATGTTCTTTGTAACTGTGTCACTGTAATGTGTGGTCACATTAAGTAATTTAATCGTATTTAAGAGCTTTTATATTTTAATCAGCGAACATTCATGTTGGGAGTTGTATCTCCATTTTACCACCGGGGGACTTCCCATCTCtgagtcgttttttttttaatgcagacaTTCTGGTCTTTTTGTCCTTTGCCACTTGGGCGGCTTCTCTCTactgcggtttttcaaaatatgttatgttttgttgttgactatagcctattatttgAGCAGGATTGGcataattaagcaaatttgacatgtttctggcctaaattaagcattttcaagcataaaagtcgcaacatgaactaaaatacaaatataaggcattcagaacatGTAttcatatgtggtattctacagtggtcattaggtgtcagtaatgttattgatgagccacagcaggaagtgcTTGGTGATAATGtgactcccaatgctaacatgtcttGAGTTTTTTTCCATcgaccatattgggtaatactagtgtaactacaggggtgttatttcgtgtctagagggctctaataatgtttaaaaaacatttacaaggtcataaacaagttttctatgcgctattaaaatattccctttataacgacattcacttatcactgttgggtctggaaccaattaaccgtgataaacaagggattactgtaaacaaTTAACAAAGAAGTGAGGACTTGTGGTAGGTAATGCAGCGACACATTTAATTGGTTAGACAGttcatgtgcatttttgaatgcTGCTCAGGGACACATTCGATGATGACGATCGGACAAAGTTGCAAGGCCGTGAATAATTCGTGGAGATTAGTAGAATTGGCATGATGGCAACATCTCAAAATCCTGGAGGGTCTGACTACTGCCCACAAAACGCAAATATTGTGGCCTTTTTGGCAAATGACGGGACTCGTGGCTTATTCTGAACTTCACCAATTGGCTTTCAAGTCAATGGAGATTTTGCATTAGAAGCAAGTGCTCTGTGTATCAACTGATGAAAACGTTCTCATCTCACCTGGTTTATATGAAGGCGGTATTAATCTAGTCTACCTAAGTGGTTGGCACCctactgttttttcccccatactgtatataaatcaCCTTAAAGGCCTCCCTGCGCTGATAATCCAGTTTAGCCATCTCCTCTCTGACCCATGTGGGTATGTCGGGAATGGCCACATGGATGACATACTTCAAGAGGACGGCAAAGTGCTGCAGGCAGACAGGTAGACAGGAGGATGAGATTACAAAAAGCACAATTTAAATGCAATATGGAACAAAATGAAACAGCATACACACTAATGGCGTGTTCCTTGAACTATTTCTGGTGCAACACTGAGGCTGTTTAATTCTCCTGCAGATAAGACGGACTTCTTTATCAGGCTAAGACAGCGCTGCAGGCTGTTTACCTTATCTTATTATAGGCAGCCGCACAGCTCTGGGCTCACTCAGCCAGAACCTAAATATGTTACGGGTAGTTGAGGACAAATGAAAAGATTTGCCGCACTCTATCTGCTGATGTCATCTCTAAGGTGTGcattaacagtaacagtaaaaaaaatagatttgatCTTGGAGAAAGGTATCTTAGGCCCAAACCTAGTACTGGCTCAAAGTAGGTGCACAGCAGCCAATCTGATCTAACTACAGTGAGGTTGAAATTTGAGTGCAGGCGGTGGCATGTAAAAAAAGTAGGGGAGTTATTTTGTTGTCAGTTTATGAAGTGTGGCCTGTGTTTATTAGAAGTACTGTGGAATACGGTTTgttttgtgggaggaaacggggggggggggaaacgcacgcaagcacagggagaacatgcaaactccacacggagatgttCCAGTTGAGATTCAAGCCCAGATATTAACCACTACTCCAACGTGTTGCCTTGAGAGAAATCAATTGAGGTTAAGTAGAGAAGAGCTGTAGTACCTCCAGGATAACAATGGAGATAATGGCCATCTCAGGGCTTAGCCAGGGGAAGAGGCGCTGGAGCTGACCGCACTGACCGATCAGGTAACAGTTGACAATGATGGCAATCAGACCCATGGCTTCCATTGCGGTCTGCagcatgaaagaaaaaaagtttttctaaAAGATATCACAAGAACAGTGAAAAAACCTGAGAAGAAAACTATTTAGTCTGAGACAAGCCTGAGGGTCACTTCGGGGGTTTTGTTCTTACCTGCCACTGGCCAATACTCTCCACTCTGAGACCAAAGGGCCTCTGCAGACCCGTGCAGAGCTTGAAGGCATCACTGCGTATCTCAATGATGTTGTTGATGAGTGCGCACAAGGCAGCCAGAGGAAAGGCTGAGGAGAATAGCACCACGTAGCCAAACTGGACAAACATCTCTTGGTAATCCTGGAAGGTGTCCTGAGAGAAGATTGTCTGTTGTTACTCCACATAGTACAGCACTTTCGAGGACCACGGCAGCACACTTTTGTCAAGTTATATTCCCACACTTCAGGACATCACCCAAAACTACTCATGGACCAGCCTCAAAAACAGTGTGGAATATACACCCAAAGATACATGAAGTAAGCAGACGTTTTTAGCGCTAGACCaagtattttgtttttacaatttaCTACTAACAGTAGTAAAATAGCCTCATGTTTTATGAAAGGTGTGGAAGTGATTTTTACCTTTGGCATCATTGGCTtcataaaaatgccttctcaaaaactcaaacctcataAAACCctcggcgttatatctgtctcccgccgtatccctgcgcacggtcgcctgtgcgttcatgttcttccgctgtggaacacatacgtaaacaagagcgtctttgtcacattcacatgaacgcacaggcgacagggtgcagggatacggcgggagacaaatataacgccaagcgttttgtgaggtctgattttttttttttgagaaggcatttttgtgacacaaatgtattaatcttttgaacgtatgttgttttgagaagccaaagtctttacttaatggtccccagcaactaaatggaactacgttcttcatcacggaaatctgaccagaactggactcaggagaccaagtggggggtaaagtcgctgttattggactacaacactgatggggatgtcatacttcATGTCAataaatctgaactatccctttagtaTGACTCCTCACCTCTCGGCGTTCACAAAGCTGCTTCTCCACGATTGTACCGTATGTGCACATGGCAGGATACCACTGCAGGTGATGTGCTGCTATTTTCTACGATCCATTTCTACTTcaacaccttttttctcatccCATTTACCTCATAAGTCTGCATGCAGCTTTCCATCTCCGCCTGAGCGAGCGTGGCGCTCTCCTTCTCTTCGGGAGGGTCAATCCATGATTCCCGCCTCGTTCTGGGTTCGGTCCGTTCGGCGCTCCTTCCTCTTCTCCGGTGACGCAACGACGCGCTGCCCTCGCTCCCCGATGCAGGTGGAGCGACACAGGCGGTACCAACGGCGTAGCTTATTCCTTCAGCCGCACATGCCACTCCCCCGCCTGCCTCCTTCACATCATGGATGCCGTTATCGGCGTCGTCTTCACACATTTCAAACACAGAGGCTGGGTCCAATCCTTTTTCCACCATCGTGGGGCTCCCCTCCTCTATGAAACTGTTGTCCATGGGGTGGCCACTGCATGCTGGCCTCCTTTCCATCTTAAGAAATAGCAATAAAAGCATTCATGCTACTATTTGGCATAGGAGTTGACATACAGCTGTTTACCTTCTCTATAAAGCTGACTTTCCTCAGTTTCAAACCACAGTCTAGTAGACCTTCCTCCTCTGTCTCGCCTTCACTGAACCTCCCACTGTCAGCCTCATCCCTCTCGCCACACTCCTCCTCGTCAGGAACCCCACATCCCCCATTCAAACACTTCTTTTCCCTGCAATCGAATAAAGACAAATGGACGTGTGACAAACTGTCACGCTGATGCCATGATTGCAATGATACGTTTTTAAAAATCTCTTTTCTCTAAATACTAATCTGTAATGTGCCAGTTCTTGTTAGTACAGTATTTCCCAATACAGTAATGACTGCAAAAAACAGTATAGCTAGATGTACAGTGTACAGTGTCACAGGAAAAGAAAGTAGTAATATACGGCAATGCAAGCTGTACACCAGAGGCAGAGCCACCGGTCATAATGAAAAATTCAAAAAACGAATAATAACGTAAcgtaaatattatatttatattattataatatatatatatatataatatgtattttatattatatatatatattttttgacagcagcaccagctcAAATGCAAGGTATTTTTTTGCTCtgcttaatgaatgaatgaatgaatgaatgaatttgactgccaaaatagtatagtatagtaatatatatGTCCACACTCAACAAAAGGTGACTCCTTTTACAA harbors:
- the ano8b gene encoding anoctamin-8 isoform X1 is translated as MPDAGTLGAAAAAAAGSGAATVGDGAESSRHRHRTQQGDAERPESSAAPPQSSSGVLDKLFGKRLLQAGRHVMSHKSWMKTVPTENCDVLMTFADTTDDHTLLWLLNHIRLGIPELIIQIRHHKHTRVYAFFVTATYENLLRGAEEMGLRKAVKPEFGGGTRSFSCEEDYIYENIESELCFFTSQERQSIIKYWLDNLRAKHGEVLHNINFLEGQPIIPELSARGVIQQVFPLHEQRVLSQLMKSWVQAVCEKQPLDDICDYFGVKIAMYFAWLGFYTTSMLYPAVIGFVLWMLTESDQTSRDICCVVFALFNVVWATLFLERWKRRGAELAYKWGTLDPPAESLEEPRPQFRGVKRCSPVTGCEEFYYPPWRRRVFRWLVSLPICLLCLCFVFLVMLICFELQEFVMGIKEMPRLARFIPKIMLAITVTACDEVYRKIACWLNDMENYRLQSAYEKNLIIKMVLFQFVNSYLSLFYIGFYLKDMERLKEMLATLLIIRQFLQNVKEVLQPYVYERHKLGELTLRALWDLLLSVLLKYTRLAAGKAQASPTDTGMPGPGLRGTRPGVGQADRREKKCLNGGCGVPDEEECGERDEADSGRFSEGETEEEGLLDCGLKLRKVSFIEKMERRPACSGHPMDNSFIEEGSPTMVEKGLDPASVFEMCEDDADNGIHDVKEAGGGVACAAEGISYAVGTACVAPPASGSEGSASLRHRRRGRSAERTEPRTRRESWIDPPEEKESATLAQAEMESCMQTYEDTFQDYQEMFVQFGYVVLFSSAFPLAALCALINNIIEIRSDAFKLCTGLQRPFGLRVESIGQWQTAMEAMGLIAIIVNCYLIGQCGQLQRLFPWLSPEMAIISIVILEHFAVLLKYVIHVAIPDIPTWVREEMAKLDYQRREAFKKHERQAQQHYQQLQRKKREEEERQRQAEHMARRERDRDDGKGDSAGDHHHDKSHSSKLRPGGGSAGGGGGGSDKPKRPSSLLANNNVMKLKQIIPLQSKFSSGGARSPQSPTGSEAKLPGFLSFKFLKSPDNKKECAAASAAATTTTNAATTSSSSSGSSSQERSQSPNKAFNPGKLFNFGKSEAGTCLNGAPPPRSGEGSSSQTSERPASRSDLNSIPDEIPSPGGEGSESGHPNEMDPPGPKV
- the ano8b gene encoding anoctamin-8 isoform X2, whose product is MSHKSWMKTVPTENCDVLMTFADTTDDHTLLWLLNHIRLGIPELIIQIRHHKHTRVYAFFVTATYENLLRGAEEMGLRKAVKPEFGGGTRSFSCEEDYIYENIESELCFFTSQERQSIIKYWLDNLRAKHGEVLHNINFLEGQPIIPELSARGVIQQVFPLHEQRVLSQLMKSWVQAVCEKQPLDDICDYFGVKIAMYFAWLGFYTTSMLYPAVIGFVLWMLTESDQTSRDICCVVFALFNVVWATLFLERWKRRGAELAYKWGTLDPPAESLEEPRPQFRGVKRCSPVTGCEEFYYPPWRRRVFRWLVSLPICLLCLCFVFLVMLICFELQEFVMGIKEMPRLARFIPKIMLAITVTACDEVYRKIACWLNDMENYRLQSAYEKNLIIKMVLFQFVNSYLSLFYIGFYLKDMERLKEMLATLLIIRQFLQNVKEVLQPYVYERHKLGELTLRALWDLLLSVLLKYTRLAAGKAQASPTDTGMPGPGLRGTRPGVGQADRREKKCLNGGCGVPDEEECGERDEADSGRFSEGETEEEGLLDCGLKLRKVSFIEKMERRPACSGHPMDNSFIEEGSPTMVEKGLDPASVFEMCEDDADNGIHDVKEAGGGVACAAEGISYAVGTACVAPPASGSEGSASLRHRRRGRSAERTEPRTRRESWIDPPEEKESATLAQAEMESCMQTYEDTFQDYQEMFVQFGYVVLFSSAFPLAALCALINNIIEIRSDAFKLCTGLQRPFGLRVESIGQWQTAMEAMGLIAIIVNCYLIGQCGQLQRLFPWLSPEMAIISIVILEHFAVLLKYVIHVAIPDIPTWVREEMAKLDYQRREAFKKHERQAQQHYQQLQRKKREEEERQRQAEHMARRERDRDDGKGDSAGDHHHDKSHSSKLRPGGGSAGGGGGGSDKPKRPSSLLANNNVMKLKQIIPLQSKFSSGGARSPQSPTGSEAKLPGFLSFKFLKSPDNKKECAAASAAATTTTNAATTSSSSSGSSSQERSQSPNKAFNPGKLFNFGKSEAGTCLNGAPPPRSGEGSSSQTSERPASRSDLNSIPDEIPSPGGEGSESGHPNEMDPPGPKV